One genomic region from Methanocorpusculum vombati encodes:
- a CDS encoding TATA-box-binding protein, translating into MDGKTYDSLKIENIVASGVIADEINLAEIAEKIDGCELNTKRFPGAVYRIDEPRMASLIFSSGKVVLTGIRNESALQDGLEIILKSLKEAGVQTLDVPKVAVTNIVCSYDIGKFINLNRVVATLSLEAIEYEPEQFPGLVYRIKDPKIVALLFSSGKIILTGGKNLDDVRRGLDFLEERLETILKEQK; encoded by the coding sequence ATGGATGGGAAAACATACGATTCGCTGAAGATCGAAAATATCGTTGCATCCGGCGTAATCGCAGATGAGATTAACCTGGCAGAGATTGCTGAAAAGATTGACGGCTGTGAACTGAACACCAAACGGTTCCCCGGTGCAGTCTACCGTATCGATGAGCCGAGAATGGCATCTTTGATCTTTTCCTCGGGGAAAGTGGTCTTAACCGGCATCAGAAACGAATCCGCGCTTCAGGACGGCCTTGAGATCATCCTGAAATCCCTCAAAGAGGCGGGAGTACAAACACTGGATGTCCCCAAAGTTGCGGTGACGAACATTGTCTGTTCCTACGACATTGGCAAGTTCATTAACCTGAACCGGGTTGTGGCAACTCTGTCCCTTGAAGCAATTGAGTACGAGCCGGAACAGTTCCCGGGTCTTGTCTACCGCATTAAGGACCCGAAGATCGTCGCACTCCTCTTCTCCTCAGGAAAGATCATCTTAACCGGCGGCAAGAATCTTGACGATGTCCGCCGCGGTCTTGATTTCCTCGAAGAGCGTCTGGAAACCATCTTAAAGGAACAGAAATAA
- a CDS encoding metallophosphoesterase, translating into MSITPEFYPAGPAVLIERKDRTLVIADPHFGVEADLHRRGLHFQSGTASRLSRLLAIIEESEPDYLVVLGDLKHMIPYVTYQEKNEVPVVLKKIRDLTEFRLAPGNHDTGLEKYLQKDELLPANGAVIDGCGYMHGHTIPAPELAGKLILCGHHHPVVNIYDEVGCSLRGTPGYLLAELDGAAVDLPETTAATRVLLVPAFYELAGGLDVRLIPGNKISPIAKAIKTDTAEVFLKDGTYVDTWENLTPDPEDA; encoded by the coding sequence ATGTCAATAACCCCGGAATTCTATCCTGCCGGACCGGCTGTTCTCATCGAACGAAAGGACCGGACGCTGGTCATCGCCGACCCTCACTTCGGCGTCGAAGCCGATCTGCACCGCCGCGGTCTCCACTTTCAGAGCGGAACCGCGTCCCGGCTTTCCCGGCTTCTGGCAATCATTGAGGAAAGCGAACCCGACTACCTCGTCGTCCTGGGTGACCTCAAACACATGATCCCCTACGTAACCTATCAGGAGAAAAACGAAGTTCCGGTAGTCCTCAAAAAGATTCGAGATCTGACTGAGTTCCGGCTTGCTCCCGGCAACCATGACACGGGCTTGGAAAAATATCTCCAAAAAGATGAGCTGCTCCCCGCAAACGGAGCTGTCATCGACGGATGCGGCTACATGCACGGTCATACTATCCCCGCGCCCGAACTTGCCGGAAAACTCATTCTTTGCGGTCATCATCACCCGGTCGTCAACATCTACGACGAGGTCGGCTGTTCGCTCCGCGGAACACCCGGCTACCTCCTTGCCGAACTCGACGGAGCTGCAGTTGATCTTCCGGAGACCACCGCCGCAACCCGCGTACTTCTCGTCCCTGCCTTCTATGAACTTGCCGGCGGCCTTGACGTCCGGCTGATTCCGGGAAACAAAATCTCCCCGATTGCAAAAGCGATCAAAACCGATACCGCCGAGGTGTTTCTCAAAGACGGCACCTACGTTGACACCTGGGAAAACCTCACCCCCGACCCGGAGGATGCATGA
- a CDS encoding AMP-binding protein gives MTETLGAPTIGGNIGNYEETYRTFSLVAPKYYNFAFDVVDAWAKKDRNHLAMIWVNQQGVEKKFTFWDMMIHSNEAANILMKFGIQKGDRVLLMLPRVPEWWILVLGIMKLGAVFCPSPHMLTVKDIAYRMKVGNFKMVITDSENMDKVDQVAADCPNLQLRMIVDDKPGERLETPWIGYQNELLYPAPVSTKLVSSVGRRMLATDPMLIYFTSGTTKDPKMVLHDYGHPLGQTVTAKFWHDLTEYDVHFTVSDTGWAKCGWGKIYGQWICGACIFVYDYRTRFHATELLPLIERYGITSFCAPPTIYRMLIIADLKKFSFSELRTCTSAGEPLNPEVIRIWKEGTGLTIREGYGQTETCCCIATMPGMEVKQGSMGKPVPGWHIQLHDDEGNEVPQGETGRIAISLNPRPAGLIREYLDNPEENSAMFVNGWYYTGDKAYLDEDGYFWFVGRNDDVIKSSGYRISPFEVESTLLEHPAVKESAVVGSPDSIRGMVIKAFIVLHDGYQPSEKLVKDIQNYVKRTTAPYKYPRLIEFVAELPKTISGKIKRAELRNRELERFAEENGDN, from the coding sequence ATGACAGAGACGCTAGGGGCCCCGACTATTGGGGGCAACATTGGCAATTATGAAGAGACGTACCGTACGTTCTCTCTCGTCGCGCCAAAGTACTACAACTTCGCGTTTGACGTGGTCGATGCCTGGGCCAAAAAGGATCGCAACCACTTAGCGATGATCTGGGTAAATCAGCAGGGTGTTGAAAAGAAGTTCACCTTCTGGGACATGATGATCCACTCAAATGAGGCCGCAAATATTCTGATGAAGTTTGGCATTCAGAAAGGCGACCGTGTCCTTCTGATGCTTCCGCGCGTTCCCGAGTGGTGGATTTTAGTCCTTGGTATCATGAAACTGGGTGCAGTGTTCTGTCCCTCGCCCCACATGCTGACAGTGAAGGATATCGCCTACCGGATGAAGGTCGGCAACTTTAAGATGGTTATCACCGACAGCGAAAATATGGATAAGGTTGATCAGGTCGCGGCTGACTGTCCGAATCTCCAGCTCCGCATGATTGTGGACGACAAACCCGGAGAGCGGCTTGAAACGCCGTGGATCGGCTACCAGAACGAGTTACTGTATCCGGCCCCGGTCTCCACAAAACTTGTGAGCAGTGTCGGCCGCAGGATGCTTGCAACCGACCCGATGCTGATCTACTTCACGTCCGGAACCACCAAAGATCCAAAGATGGTGCTGCATGATTACGGTCATCCTCTTGGTCAGACGGTTACGGCAAAGTTCTGGCATGACTTAACCGAGTATGATGTGCACTTTACGGTGTCGGATACCGGATGGGCAAAGTGCGGATGGGGCAAGATTTACGGTCAGTGGATCTGCGGCGCATGCATCTTTGTCTATGATTACCGTACGAGGTTCCATGCAACCGAACTTTTGCCGCTGATCGAGAGGTACGGCATTACGTCGTTCTGTGCACCGCCGACGATCTACCGTATGCTGATCATCGCGGACCTGAAGAAGTTCTCGTTTAGCGAACTGCGCACCTGTACAAGTGCCGGCGAGCCGCTGAATCCGGAGGTTATCCGCATCTGGAAGGAAGGTACCGGCCTTACGATCCGCGAGGGATACGGTCAGACCGAGACCTGCTGCTGTATTGCAACGATGCCCGGTATGGAGGTCAAGCAGGGTTCAATGGGCAAACCTGTTCCCGGCTGGCACATTCAGCTTCATGACGATGAGGGTAACGAGGTTCCGCAGGGAGAGACAGGCAGAATCGCGATCTCACTTAATCCGAGGCCTGCTGGTCTTATCCGCGAGTACCTCGACAACCCTGAGGAGAACTCGGCGATGTTCGTCAACGGCTGGTATTACACCGGTGACAAGGCATATCTGGATGAGGACGGTTACTTCTGGTTCGTCGGCCGAAACGATGATGTGATCAAGAGTTCCGGCTACCGGATCAGTCCGTTTGAGGTGGAGTCCACCCTTCTTGAACACCCGGCGGTTAAAGAAAGTGCGGTGGTCGGCAGTCCCGATTCCATTCGCGGCATGGTGATTAAGGCGTTCATCGTTCTGCACGACGGATACCAGCCGTCGGAGAAGCTGGTGAAGGATATTCAGAATTATGTGAAGCGGACGACCGCTCCGTACAAGTATCCGCGTCTGATCGAGTTCGTTGCCGAGCTGCCGAAGACCATCTCCGGCAAGATCAAGCGTGCCGAACTCCGGAACCGTGAACTTGAGCGGTTTGCCGAAGAGAACGGCGACAACTAA
- a CDS encoding DEAD/DEAH box helicase — MTAAIEELRESLHPKIREALDKRGFDEFSEIQMRAVPKLIRGDNAILIAPTGTGKTESALLPIFHRMLTEPHPPGFTTLYITPLRSLNRDMMNRLEWWGKELGLRISVRHGDTTQTDRRKQATHPPDLLITTPESLQAMMMGKVLRKHLAGVRFIVIDEIHELAGSKRGAQLSVGLERIMELSGEVQRIGISATVGNPDVIGQFLCGRRPYTIVQVPVAKTLDLTVRFAGESFADQTKLIEKCIDSHTSTLVFTNTRSVAEAIGHALRERGDIDVHHGSLSREMRVDAEDRFRAGLTRGMISTSSMELGIDIGQIDHVVQFNSPREVARLIQRTGRAGHQLHATSKGTVLATGFDDCIESMVIVRKAMENEPENVRPHINASDVIANQIAALAVERGEVAIQKIEEIFSRSYCFADAGPLIREVIAQMEKHYLIRTEGDMVITKARARRYLSLNLSMIADEKKSIVFDVVSRKPVGTLDESFVISWISSGAVFVARGQMWRVLDIDEDRIMVEPAKNAKGELPSWEGEQIPVPFTVAMEAGQLRRLHNFNGYHADERTVAFSEKILAEMKKNRSIVATDKVIVLEDADEGVVINLCGGHKVNEALGRVLSILLSARYGTAVGIETNAYRILLRLPKFLRAPDVDEVLCSLEPDHIEAILTLALKKTALYKWKLVQVAKKFGAIDADADYEKISISRLLDLFDGTVIEKEAFRELFFSNMDVEHARLVIQRIQGHGMETATSRLSIIGAEGLFTGKDVIVPPGEDQAIIASVKHRIDEQDIILACMHCKGWKSRTKVGRAPDTPQCPVCGARLIAVLKPYDEKMYLAMKKKNKSTEEREAEARMIRNANMVLSSGKKAIIALAGRGVGPEAAARILNTFATGDNFYREILKAERRFVQTHRFWSD; from the coding sequence ATGACCGCAGCCATTGAAGAACTGCGGGAAAGCCTGCACCCGAAGATACGTGAAGCCCTGGACAAGCGGGGCTTTGATGAGTTCTCCGAGATTCAGATGCGTGCGGTTCCCAAACTCATTCGCGGCGACAACGCGATTCTCATCGCCCCGACCGGAACCGGTAAAACCGAAAGCGCACTGCTTCCGATCTTTCACCGGATGCTGACCGAACCGCACCCGCCCGGATTTACCACGCTCTACATCACCCCGCTTCGTTCCCTCAACCGCGACATGATGAACCGGCTTGAGTGGTGGGGAAAGGAACTCGGGCTTCGTATCTCAGTCCGTCACGGCGATACCACGCAGACCGACCGCCGCAAACAGGCAACGCATCCGCCCGATCTGCTGATAACAACCCCCGAAAGTCTTCAGGCCATGATGATGGGCAAGGTTCTCCGCAAACATCTCGCCGGTGTCCGTTTCATCGTCATTGATGAAATCCATGAACTCGCCGGGTCCAAACGCGGCGCACAGCTGTCTGTCGGACTGGAACGGATCATGGAACTCTCCGGCGAAGTACAGCGTATCGGCATCTCCGCAACCGTCGGAAACCCGGACGTCATCGGACAGTTCCTCTGCGGCAGACGTCCCTACACCATCGTGCAGGTGCCGGTCGCAAAGACACTTGACCTCACCGTCCGGTTTGCAGGGGAATCGTTTGCAGACCAGACGAAACTGATCGAGAAGTGCATCGACTCCCACACCTCAACCCTCGTCTTCACCAACACGCGCAGCGTTGCCGAGGCCATCGGGCATGCTCTGCGGGAACGCGGCGACATCGATGTGCATCACGGTTCCCTCTCCCGCGAGATGCGGGTGGACGCAGAAGACCGGTTCCGTGCAGGCCTCACGCGGGGAATGATCAGTACCTCCTCCATGGAGCTTGGCATTGACATCGGCCAGATCGATCATGTCGTCCAGTTCAACTCTCCGCGCGAGGTTGCCCGGCTGATCCAGCGGACCGGCCGCGCAGGACACCAGCTGCACGCAACCTCAAAGGGCACCGTTCTTGCAACCGGCTTTGACGACTGCATTGAGTCGATGGTGATCGTCAGAAAAGCCATGGAGAACGAACCGGAGAATGTCCGTCCGCACATCAACGCAAGCGATGTCATCGCAAACCAGATCGCAGCGCTCGCCGTTGAGCGCGGCGAAGTTGCGATCCAAAAGATCGAAGAGATCTTCTCCCGCAGTTACTGCTTCGCAGATGCCGGTCCCCTGATTCGTGAGGTTATTGCCCAGATGGAGAAACATTACCTCATCCGGACCGAGGGAGACATGGTTATCACCAAAGCACGCGCACGCCGGTATCTCTCACTGAATCTTTCGATGATTGCGGATGAGAAGAAGAGTATCGTCTTTGATGTGGTGTCCCGCAAACCCGTCGGTACGCTGGACGAGTCGTTTGTGATCAGCTGGATCTCTTCGGGCGCAGTGTTTGTCGCCCGCGGTCAGATGTGGCGGGTGCTCGACATCGACGAGGACCGCATCATGGTTGAGCCTGCGAAGAATGCGAAGGGCGAACTCCCGTCATGGGAGGGTGAGCAGATCCCGGTTCCCTTCACGGTTGCAATGGAGGCAGGCCAACTCCGCCGTCTGCACAACTTCAACGGTTACCACGCAGACGAGCGGACCGTTGCATTCTCGGAAAAGATTCTTGCCGAGATGAAGAAAAACCGGTCGATCGTTGCGACCGACAAAGTGATCGTGCTTGAGGATGCGGACGAGGGTGTTGTCATCAATCTCTGCGGCGGTCACAAGGTCAACGAGGCACTTGGCCGTGTGCTGTCGATTCTTCTTTCCGCACGATACGGTACGGCGGTCGGCATTGAGACGAATGCCTACCGGATTCTTCTGCGGCTGCCGAAGTTTCTGCGTGCACCGGACGTGGACGAGGTGCTCTGTTCGCTGGAACCGGATCACATCGAGGCAATTCTCACGCTTGCACTCAAAAAGACCGCTCTTTACAAATGGAAGCTGGTGCAGGTGGCAAAAAAGTTCGGCGCAATTGATGCGGACGCCGACTATGAGAAGATCAGCATCAGCCGTCTGCTGGATCTCTTCGACGGCACGGTGATTGAAAAGGAGGCGTTCCGTGAACTGTTCTTCTCGAATATGGACGTGGAACATGCGCGTCTGGTGATACAGCGGATCCAGGGTCACGGCATGGAGACGGCAACAAGCCGTCTGTCCATTATCGGTGCCGAGGGACTTTTCACCGGAAAAGATGTGATTGTCCCTCCGGGCGAGGACCAGGCAATTATTGCGAGTGTGAAGCACCGTATTGATGAGCAGGACATCATACTTGCGTGTATGCACTGCAAAGGCTGGAAAAGCCGCACCAAGGTGGGCCGCGCTCCTGATACCCCGCAGTGTCCGGTCTGTGGTGCACGGCTGATTGCGGTTCTCAAACCCTACGACGAAAAGATGTATCTGGCGATGAAAAAGAAGAACAAAAGTACTGAGGAGCGCGAAGCGGAGGCACGGATGATCCGCAACGCAAACATGGTGCTTTCCAGCGGGAAGAAGGCGATCATTGCGCTTGCCGGACGCGGGGTGGGGCCGGAGGCTGCGGCGCGGATTTTAAACACCTTTGCAACAGGTGACAACTTCTACCGTGAAATCCTGAAGGCCGAGAGACGCTTTGTCCAGACTCACCGGTTCTGGTCGGACTAA
- a CDS encoding acyl-CoA dehydratase activase, translating into MYSLGIDAGSRYTKFALLQDGAVVRLAMVPSGWNTRELTEKMCGKLMQKHGISRSELFITATGYGRVSVDADAAVTEITCHALGVHYLNPAVRTVIDIGGQDSKVIVCEENGAVADFIMNDKCAAGTGKFLEMMLETLGETFATLDAAVTGAVPVRITSTCAVFAESEVIGLRASGANRADILAGVIASAAEKAAGLAARVRVADVVFLSGGLSASSAVRTALEERLSRPVVTSPDAQFAGAIGAALKGF; encoded by the coding sequence CGCGATGGTTCCGTCCGGCTGGAACACGCGCGAACTCACCGAAAAGATGTGCGGTAAACTCATGCAGAAACACGGGATTTCACGATCAGAGTTGTTTATTACGGCAACCGGCTACGGCCGCGTCTCGGTTGACGCGGATGCGGCAGTCACCGAAATCACGTGCCATGCGCTGGGGGTTCATTACCTGAATCCTGCGGTACGAACGGTGATTGACATCGGCGGTCAGGACAGCAAAGTCATCGTCTGTGAGGAAAACGGAGCTGTTGCAGATTTCATTATGAACGACAAGTGCGCCGCGGGAACCGGAAAATTTCTTGAGATGATGCTTGAGACCCTCGGCGAGACGTTTGCAACACTGGATGCTGCGGTTACAGGGGCGGTTCCGGTCCGGATTACGAGTACCTGCGCGGTCTTTGCCGAGTCAGAGGTCATCGGTTTGCGGGCGTCCGGGGCAAACCGTGCAGATATTCTTGCCGGCGTCATCGCCTCCGCTGCCGAAAAGGCCGCAGGTCTTGCGGCACGCGTACGGGTTGCAGATGTTGTCTTTCTCTCTGGCGGTCTGTCAGCCAGCAGTGCGGTTCGCACTGCTCTGGAAGAACGGCTGAGTCGCCCGGTGGTTACCTCTCCCGATGCACAGTTTGCCGGGGCAATCGGTGCAGCACTGAAGGGATTTTGA